The window AATGGATTGATAGGAAGAGGTCTCGTCAGAATTTTGCTGGTCCCAGGGTGAACATGCCAGTGGAAGAGAGACATAAAGCTGCATAACTACTGCTTGACCTTTCAGTATTTGAAAGCAGTGAACCAATTCTAGTCAGTTATCAATTACTATTGTCTGCATACAAAACATTGGAAGTAGAAGCAAGGAAGCTGGTTTTTTGGGACAAGAATTCTTGTAGGCTGCTGATTGATAAATCAGGTTATGAAGATGGAAAATCGAATATTAAATTTGTGAGTTGTTTTGCATGTGAAATTGCTGAAGGACTACTGGCATGTGTAAAAGCTGATGCAATCGAAAACCTGAGTAAGATAATCCAGATAGGTTTTATGTTTGAGTTCAAGGAGAAATCCATGTTTCTTTTGCTTACGAGTGAGTATTTGGAGCTGTTCGCGGAGGATGAGAAGTTCCTTGATGCTGCATTCCTCTTGCCAAAACAGTGTCCAGTGATAAGATATCTTCCCATCTTGCCTCCAATAGACGACAAGTCACAACTGCTGACTCAACCAAACCTCTAGGAGAGTCGGAGAAAAGTTCCAAACTATCCAGATCCTCCAAAGTCCACTTCTTCTCTTTATCCAAAGCGCAGGTCTCAACAGCTGGAGTTATTAAGCCCACCCACGCCAGAATCTTCCCAGAAGAAGCCTCGACAATGATGGAGTTATTAATTCCAGGAGTTTCTGTTTagtgataaattttttaaaatttgagataatactttttttaatacgctcaatttttaaaaataattttgaaagtcaCCGTCTTTCAAAATAAGTCTCAaacattatcattttttctatttttaaaaataaaaaatgtatactTGAATTTTATAATAACATAATTGCAAAGAAACCCCTTTTTCATAGGATAGAAAATTAATGTTtggaataaaatgaaaataggatatttgaaaatcatatttaaaaaagtgttttttaataaccaaaaaaacctttttctgcaaaaacatttattaaatttcttagtgctttattttataatatcttcttaAACTGTttaaatatgcatatatataagatttaaatttcattttgcactaaaatttttaattttattaaaaaatattaaattaattaacagATCCATAAATAACAAGTATATGTTGTTTTTGCAATTGACGGAAAGCTCATACCAGAGTCCTATTTTTGCTCAACTACTTTCCATTTTGTTGAAACGGAATGACCCACAGTACTCTACGTTTACTTTATCTCaaaggataaaaatatgaaaattatggatatatcgatatttcggatatatcggtatttcagatatatcggatatatatcgacggatattttttttaaaaaatataaataaaattgatcaaaatttataaaaatataagaaaagtttcataaaaatgtaattagaagtataataaatattttaaagttattttattaaagaatttgatatatgtataatatgatttatcatatttgataataatatcgtatgcaatgataaaaatatgaattttataaatgtacatttattattaaattacataaaatattatttcataataatattatgatatttgattataatatgtttattttaaaaatatatattaatattaaaattataatctatttaattcaattgtattaaatgatataaaataaattacgatatatgtacaaatttttaatatttaattaatttattaatgattataaaaacactatgaatatttaatacaaaataattataattaatttgctctctaaaaaattcttttaaaattttctttatataatgaatttgaatatatatatttagtgcaTTACATCTGTAACACGTTAAACATTCGATATAATGCGAAAAATCGACAATTTATCGCCATATTgcctattttttatgatttcttttgaaatttcgTCCTATATTTCTCCACTAAATATTGTATTCATACCATTCGATACATgatatatcaatcaatatatCGTGATATTTTCTTTCATGCTTATTtcaactatatttttaaataaaaagaaaatggtaattATACCATTTCAGGGTGCCGTCGGCCAATCTACATTTACCAATATGAATATATCAGGCTTTAGTGCTTTACACAAATATAAGACAAATctacattttataaaaatttattcaatattGTGCTttaatgtttctatttttaaaatggaaaaaaaattaaatttaatacttaaaatgcTTATATGAATctaatgttaaaatttttaatattaatgttgaattttattaaatatatttgctATTTGGGTGTTCAATGTGCTTAACTGCTTATACCAATATTTGCAAGTTTTTCACCAAtagaaatttaataaatataaatccTAATAGAAACTTTGTAAAATTTCCTTCCATAAGCAACGCTGCCAGGTCAGAGGACATGTGGAAAACATGtacgttttttatttatttatatttacttttttggATTGTCACTGATTCACTCTGCGACTGAGATTTTCTGACGTGGCGTTGGGCGAGATCTCATGGATTAGAAGTGCATCGCCACCTATGCTATCCATTAAGGTTAATATAATAAGAACGCTTGCATCCCCCCCTTGGGTTCTGGCCTAGATGTGTTCGCCACTTCATACAATACTAAACCGCCGCTTCGCTCCCTAgactccctctctctcttccctGCGTCGTCTCTGTACCACACACACTTACGTCTACCTCgcattcttctttttcttttctgccTATATATTACATACATACTCTGAGATTGCTTCCTCTCATCGGTCCCTCACTCCTTGTAACCGAAATTAATTTGGAGTCTTGGGGAGAATCACTAATCTGAATTTTCAGGATACCCAATAGGTGCAACCATGATCAGTAGGAGGGCCTGCTTTCGCAATTTGATCCTATCTCTAAGAACGGGTTCCACTGCATCTAAGGTAATCTTCCGCTtgtcatttgttattttttattatgattccAAGGACCATTTTCCGATTATGATATACTCTACTTACTTTGAACCTTTTATagagttgaaaattttcctcTGGTTTTTATCATTTCATGTGACTTGTAAGTTTGTCTGGCGAACTTGTGGGGTTTCAATTGTCTGGGTTTTTTGGTGTCGCAGGTTTGGTATTGCATGTGTTTTTTAATTGGTGCCTTCTTTTAACGTATAGTTCTTGCTTAACACGTTGCTTTGTAGTTGATTTCTAATCTCTGTATCAATGTCCTTTCTTTTCTGTGCTTGTCTTTTATAtgtgttattatttttgttttaaccacgtaaaacaatagaaaatcTTGATCGTAGTTGAAGAAAAGAGGGAGATGATTAATTTAGGGAGAGACTAATCCGGTTGAATTAGTTTCAGCCCTGGAAATAGGAATCTGACGGGGTTCTGAATTCAACCTTTTGAATGGTACGCATAGCTTGGATCAAACCCGTAGCGGGTGGAACAACCTTGTAGATGATTGATCCAACACTTTTAAatggttattttatttaaatgccGGTTAAATTGGAGGCCTCAGTGGATGTGACTTTTAAATAGAAGACGATCCACAGatttattagaattttgattatttattgaGAATCAATATTTTCCCTTTAGATACATTCAAATATGTTGACTGGGTTTCTTGTGTAAAATGTCGGCTAGAGGTTGTATCAATGAGTATTGAAATCACACGCCTTTGTTTTGCTTATAGGCTACAATTCATTTCCCATGTTCCTCAATGATCTGTCGTTGATCCATCGTATACATAACAAAGATCAAGATGATAAAAAGtacaaacttatctaattttcgTGCATATGTGCAGCTTAGATCTTCCAATTGCTTTACGTCGAGGACTGCACCTTCCTTGCAGCCACTGGTCGAGCCATCTCCTTATAGGTAACTGCACAAAATGAAGCAATTTGACACTAATTACTTGGTTGCTTCCCTGAAGGTGTCTTCTTCCGTACAATGAATCCCACTTTTACCCAACCAGAATTTGTTAAACAGTTAATTTTCACTTCTTTGAAGCTCAAGCCCTCTCAATTATAAATCTATATTGTTGTGGTGTCCATAGATTGCAATGATTTCAAGCAGTTTTTCAGGTTTATTGTTTAAGCCCAACACCAATTATCTGCATGAGATTGTGCAACATTGTTCATTTAATGTAATTATAATTGCTGTACTGCTAGTGATGATGAGTATGCTGATGTGGACTGGGACAATCTGGGATTTGGTCTAATACCCACCGATTACATGTACACAACAAAATGCTCCGAGGGTGGTAGTTTTGAAGAAGGCCATCTTAGTCGCTATGGAAATATCGAGTTGAGCCCTTCTGCTGGTGTGTTAAATTATGGACAGGTAACTAGATTGTATTCTTAATTACTTCTGCTAAAGCAAACAGCATATTTCATGTTGTATCTTTTAACTAACTTCAGGGTTCTAATGTAAAGTTGGTGGTTTTGAAATCTGAACAGGGGCTGTTTGAAGGCACCAAAGCCTATAGGAGAGAAAATGGACGCCTCTGCCTCTTCCGCCCTGATCAGAATGCCATCCGTATGCAGGTTGGTGCAGAAAGAATGTGCATGCCTTCCCCGtccatccatcattttgtaGAAGCTGTCAAGCAAACCGCTCTCGCTAACAAGCGCTGGGTAATTGTTTTACCCTGATTGTTCTAATCTATGTTGCATCAGAAGCTCTATGCGTTCATTTAATGATTATGTCTTTTCTActggtttataaattttttgttttgttttgatgtGGAGCAGATTCCTCCTCCAGGAAAAGGGTCACTGTATATTAGACCTTTGCTCATGGGGAGTGGACCCGTATTGGGTTTAGGCCCAGCACCTGAATGCACATTCCTCATATATGCTTCCCCTGTTGGCAACTATTTCAAGGTGGGGTTTCTTACTTTTATCAAAGCCTGGTTTTGGTTCAGCTGAGAAAAGAAGAATTTATATGCTCTGTTGATTCATTTTGTAGCAGGTTTCGGCACCATTGAACCTATTTATTGACGATGAGTATCATCGTGCAGCTCGTGGAGGGGCTGGAGGGGTAAAAGCCATTACCAACTATTCTCCTGTAAGTGAATCATTGTCTCATTTAGTTGTAAAAGAAGCTCATTGGTTTCAACACCTTGAATGCCACAAAATAtgctcattttcaaaaaatgacttGTGTCTAAAGTGTTAGGTTAATAGGTTGCAGCATCGAATATAGTTTCTATGGAAtgtaaattatttcttatatacGAAAGTGGCTACTAGTGCTTGCTACCAAATTATTGATGCCCCCCTCGAAACTATGTTATCTATTACATCACATCCTTTCTTGTCTTGTGTAGGTTTTGAGAGCACAAAGTAGAGCAAAGAGTAGAGGGTTCTCTGATGTGCTATTCCTTGATTCAGTGAATAAGAAAAACATCGAGGAGGTCTCTTCTTGTAACATCTTCATTGTGAAGGTACTGTTGAAATTACATttctcattaatttaatttttctcatCTGGTGCCTAATTATTATCTTCACTGAATGTAACTCTAACAAAGAAGTGAAAACATGAGTGATTAGCAGCTTAGATTGTTCAAAACAACTTGGACAGAGAATTTTGAAATACATGTCCTTCAGTTTATTCCCTGCCATTGTATTTCTCTCGAAATTGGATAGATATAGAGGCAGAGCTTAGAGTGTACTTTTCCACCATTTCAGGATAATGTTATTTCAACTCCAGCTACAGGAGGAACTATTCTTGAAGGAGTGACTCGAAAAAGCATTATTGACATTGCTCTTGATCATGGTTACCAGGTGAATGTCCAGTAACTTGGTAAAAACAAGAAGCCAGTTTCTGTGCTTGTATGTTCTGACAATTTCCCAAATGGGTTAGGTTAAGGAGCGATGTATTCCGGTGGAGGAAGTGATGGAAGCCGATGAAGTTTTCTGCACCGGAACCGCTGTTGGTGTAGCTGCGGTGGGAAGTATTACATATCAAGGCAAAAGGTAAATAGCCATACTTAAGATCATGAAGAACCTCTGCAAAAAGGGAAATATTAAGTTCATACTTAGTGTTGCATGccaatcattttcctttgttgaTGAATTAAATATTAATGCGCAGGGTGGGATACAAATCGGGTGATCGGTGTGTGAGTCAGGAACTGTTGTCAATGTATACGGGGATTCAAAAAGGTCATATTGAGGACAAGAAGGGCTGGATTCTTGAGATTGACTAAGCTTTACATCCTCCTCACATTCAGTGCACCCAACACTTGTACATCGTGCTGCTTAGAGCATGGTATTCCGTATTCCTAATAAAATTGATGTTTAGACCAAAAGCATGGATATCTAAATTGGGTTTCGTCTTTGTTAAAGATCACTTGCTGAATCCTTATCCCCCTCCGAAGCTATATCCCATTCAACCTTAGTTTCACTCCTATAATCCTATCACTTATCCTTATCTCCCCTGCCTCCACAGGCCCACCCACTCTTCCACATTTTAATAACTAATATAAGTTCAAATTCATATGGTCATGTCTATAATAATAAGAGTATAAATTATAGAGCCATCTCTAGTAGGAGTCTGGATCAAAGTTGTGTCTTCATgttattgaaaaatgattttcaaaaatgaaatcacattttaaaaaatcaattgccaagtaaaaatcatgattttaaaaataaaaattatgatttaagaAATGATTTTCATGGAAGTGTCGTGGGATGAAAGAGCTTTAAAAACCTCTTCCACAGCTTATGGTTCAGCGTTACAAgtattttgtaattgttctaaAAGATGGTTTTTGCTTTCATTAGAGAGGAaggattgagaaaaaaaattagagaggaaggaaaaaagcaaataaatgaaaatttaatttaaaattttatcttaatttttttaaaaataaaaattattttgaaatcccACGTAAAACAGGTCCTAAAACTCTCTTCGCCAAAAtgcaaaacttaaaaaataattgagcgtgcgaaagttttttattttgtaaaagcatTAAATGACATCTACCGCGCTCTGAGTTGTCACATCGCATGACATCACACAAAAATCGATTAAGCTCCACATTCTCTCTAAACCTTTTCAAAAGTATCAAAACCAGATTTTGTATGCTTTCATGCGTCTCTTTTGCCGCGCAAACATTTATTACAGTGGGATGGCAACGggccccgccccgtttaactttatttatttatttttattttttaattacttttaaatttgttaattacattaaattaaaatatattttataaataattaaattattatattttttttatcctattttattaattttttaattattatttataaattaaaaataataaaataaaaattaatttaatttattctatatCAAATGAGGACGAAGAAGAAGCAGGGTTGCTTGTTTAGTCATGCCTCGGAAGAAAGTCTCCTTTAGCTATCAACGTAAAGGGAAGCGGGAGGGCATGGCTACTCTGAAGAAGCAAATGCCCATAGAAAAGACGTCTATCATGGCTACTGAAGCAGCAAGGCTGCACATAGAAAAGATTAGGACCCAGAAGTTCTCAATCGGTGCTAAAAGCCCTAATCCTTTAACCGAAGATCTCCACCATGCTGTCACAAGCCTCTCCGCGGAGCTTTACGCCAAAGATGTTCATTTTCTCATGGAGCTCATTCAGGTACATATTCCCCTTCCCGATGAATATCTTTATCAGaagtatatgtatatatacgaCCTGCCCTAGATGAAAGCGTGTTCTTGGTTTCTTGGTGTCCGCTAAAAATCTAGAATGCCGAAGACAACGAATATAAACAAGGGGTTGAACCAACTTTGGAGTTTGTGTTCACTACCAAAGACATAACAGGAAGTGGTGCGCCTGCAACGCTGCTAGTGTTCAACAATGAAGTTGGGTTTTCGGAGAAGAACATGGAATCCATCTGCAGTGTTGGCAGATCCACCAAGAAAGGGAAGAGACACCTTGGGTTTATTGGCGAGAAAGGTACTTATGTCTACTGTCTTGCATGAATGGTGTATTTACTTTACTAGAATATATAAGTTGGTTTTTTTGCATGAATAGAAGTGGATCTATTTACAAGGATTTTTATGAAGATTTTCTATGGTAGGAATAAAGTGGTTGCTTGAAGAGACTTCATCAGTTTAGCAAAACTATGAAAAAAGTTGTGCATGCTAATTTTGATAAACAGAGTGCATCCCAAGATGTGGGAAGTTGGCAGGCTTGGGCCTGAGCAGGACTGCTTTGGGTGGAGACTTTGCCCACCCAAAGCGTATTTTAACCCAAACCTTGGGTAAACCCATCATTTCTAAATGCATCAGTTGCTATTTAGATTCTTGATTAAACTTTTGGTCATTAAGTTCATCCATAAGTAAATTCTGATTTCATTTGCAGGCATTGGATTTAAGAGCGTGTTTCTTGTGACTATACAACCTCACATCTTTAGTAATGGATATCATgtgagatttagtgaagatccCGACCAAGATTGCGGAATTGGTTATATAGTTCCTGAATGGGTTGGTGGGAAACCTTATCTTTCAACTATTTGTGATATATATGGGTCCGACAAGGTCTTGCCAACGACCATAATTCTCCTCCCTCTGAAACCCGAGAAGGTGGAAGCTGTCAAAGCACAACTGTCAGAGTTGCACCCTGAGCTTCTCCTCTTCCTATCCAAGATAAAGCGGTTATCAGTATGTGGAAATACTTGCAATTCTAAAGAAGATGCCAACGTATCTGATATTTTCATATCCACTGAGACTGATCATGTGGCTTTGAGTGACAAAAGTGCAGATTCACGTGTACTTCAT is drawn from Vitis riparia cultivar Riparia Gloire de Montpellier isolate 1030 chromosome 18, EGFV_Vit.rip_1.0, whole genome shotgun sequence and contains these coding sequences:
- the LOC117907405 gene encoding branched-chain-amino-acid aminotransferase 2, chloroplastic-like isoform X2; this encodes MISRRACFRNLILSLRTGSTASKLRSSNCFTSRTAPSLQPLVEPSPYSDDEYADVDWDNLGFGLIPTDYMYTTKCSEGGSFEEGHLSRYGNIELSPSAGVLNYGQGLFEGTKAYRRENGRLCLFRPDQNAIRMQVGAERMCMPSPSIHHFVEAVKQTALANKRWIPPPGKGSLYIRPLLMGSGPVLGLGPAPECTFLIYASPVGNYFKVSAPLNLFIDDEYHRAARGGAGGVKAITNYSPVLRAQSRAKSRGFSDVLFLDSVNKKNIEEVSSCNIFIVKDNVISTPATGGTILEGVTRKSIIDIALDHGYQVKERCIPVEEVMEADEVFCTGTAVGVAAVGSITYQGKRVGYKSGDRCVSQELLSMYTGIQKGHIEDKKGWILEID
- the LOC117907405 gene encoding branched-chain-amino-acid aminotransferase 2, chloroplastic-like isoform X1, with protein sequence MISRRACFRNLILSLRTGSTASKLRSSNCFTSRTAPSLQPLVEPSPYSDDEYADVDWDNLGFGLIPTDYMYTTKCSEGGSFEEGHLSRYGNIELSPSAGVLNYGQGLFEGTKAYRRENGRLCLFRPDQNAIRMQVGAERMCMPSPSIHHFVEAVKQTALANKRWIPPPGKGSLYIRPLLMGSGPVLGLGPAPECTFLIYASPVGNYFKQVSAPLNLFIDDEYHRAARGGAGGVKAITNYSPVLRAQSRAKSRGFSDVLFLDSVNKKNIEEVSSCNIFIVKDNVISTPATGGTILEGVTRKSIIDIALDHGYQVKERCIPVEEVMEADEVFCTGTAVGVAAVGSITYQGKRVGYKSGDRCVSQELLSMYTGIQKGHIEDKKGWILEID